One genomic region from Candidatus Nanosynbacter sp. TM7-074 encodes:
- the pilM gene encoding pilus assembly protein PilM, producing the protein MSIDKTRMLVHGYGSINLDSQQNDGNSNDNVEYLAQNIKELLKNNIVGQIDSNRVAIGIPTSRTFSRTFTLPMKEEANIISAVNLEVEQYIPAPLDSLYVDYRIINRSKDELSVLMCAAPKKMIDNMLDAAQRCGLEVAAIEPNVNAISRLLKKTEEGMLPTVIVDIGTSATDIAILDSDIRVTGGSNVGGYTLTLNLAKKMNVPIETAHQFKVLNGLNPGPRQARITGALQPSLHKMTNEIKRVMRYYTDRFPDERKIEQILIVGGGGNVPGIGEFFTNELLMPARVASPWQLLNFGNLEQPAKQLRSQLSPVAGLALIRQEDIYD; encoded by the coding sequence ATGTCAATTGACAAAACTCGTATGCTGGTTCATGGTTATGGCTCAATTAACCTTGACTCCCAACAAAATGATGGCAATTCTAATGATAACGTTGAATACCTAGCTCAAAACATAAAAGAGCTATTAAAGAATAACATTGTTGGACAGATTGACAGTAATCGCGTAGCTATTGGTATTCCAACCAGCCGAACATTTTCGCGGACATTCACCCTGCCCATGAAAGAAGAAGCTAATATAATTAGTGCGGTAAATCTGGAGGTTGAACAGTATATTCCAGCTCCACTTGATTCACTTTATGTAGATTACAGAATTATCAATCGCTCAAAAGATGAGCTTAGCGTGCTAATGTGTGCCGCTCCAAAAAAGATGATTGACAACATGTTGGATGCTGCGCAGCGATGTGGACTAGAGGTTGCAGCTATCGAGCCAAATGTTAATGCAATATCAAGACTCTTAAAGAAAACCGAAGAAGGCATGCTACCAACAGTTATCGTTGATATCGGTACATCAGCTACCGACATAGCTATCTTAGACTCTGATATCCGCGTGACTGGAGGGTCTAACGTGGGTGGCTATACGCTGACCCTGAACCTGGCTAAGAAAATGAATGTTCCAATTGAAACAGCTCACCAATTCAAAGTCCTAAACGGACTCAATCCTGGACCAAGGCAAGCTCGCATTACCGGAGCTCTGCAGCCAAGTCTACACAAAATGACCAACGAGATTAAACGCGTTATGCGATACTACACTGACCGATTCCCGGATGAGAGAAAAATTGAGCAAATCCTTATCGTTGGTGGAGGCGGAAATGTGCCAGGAATTGGAGAATTTTTCACCAATGAACTATTAATGCCAGCCCGCGTAGCCAGTCCATGGCAGTTATTAAATTTCGGTAATCTCGAACAGCCAGCCAAACAATTGAGATCCCAGCTTTCGCCCGTCGCAGGACTAGCGCTTATTCGACAGGAGGATATCTATGATTAA
- a CDS encoding PilN domain-containing protein, translating into MINLLPPQEKKQIRAGRVNIILRRYCIISLVFAGLLFLTIGGFYLFLENSKTAAQNNINEGNAKLAQHQSTQKDVDGFIKDLADAKAIIGSEAHYSSIIPKIAQHIPSGIVLESLTLDTSALDKPMSLIALGKTKDDSIRLKTNLEKSEIFKDVHLESIVYSDGKAEKSSDYPVVITISVTPKPEVLKQ; encoded by the coding sequence ATGATTAATCTTCTGCCTCCTCAAGAAAAAAAGCAGATCAGAGCCGGACGGGTCAATATAATACTAAGGCGATATTGCATAATATCATTGGTATTTGCCGGCTTGTTATTCTTAACAATTGGCGGATTTTATCTATTCCTAGAAAATAGTAAAACAGCAGCCCAAAACAATATTAACGAAGGAAACGCCAAACTAGCTCAACACCAATCAACTCAAAAAGACGTTGATGGATTTATAAAAGACCTAGCTGATGCTAAGGCTATTATTGGCAGCGAGGCTCACTACTCATCAATTATTCCTAAAATTGCCCAACACATTCCGTCTGGTATAGTTTTAGAATCATTAACCCTGGACACTTCCGCCCTAGATAAACCAATGTCATTAATCGCACTTGGAAAAACTAAAGACGACTCTATTCGGTTAAAAACAAATCTAGAGAAATCAGAAATTTTTAAAGATGTCCACCTAGAAAGCATAGTATATAGCGACGGAAAAGCAGAAAAGTCCTCAGACTACCCCGTCGTAATAACTATTAGTGTTACGCCGAAGCCGGAGGTTTTAAAGCAATGA
- a CDS encoding regulatory protein RecX codes for MKITDISLQARDKNRVNVSIDGKYRFSLDVFQVGELGIKIGREYTEEEISKLEDDSQFGKLYARSIEYCLMRPRAIKEVRDYLRRKTLATRRRSVKTGKIIERPGIKLEITERVLDRLIEKKYLDDEKFARFWFEQRFIKKGASIRRLKLELAQKGIDNTTIESLVKENIRSDDEELQKIIAKKRYRYSDQQKLMQYLARQGFSYDDIKKALENPKD; via the coding sequence ATGAAAATCACCGATATTTCTCTTCAGGCTCGTGATAAAAATCGTGTCAATGTAAGCATTGACGGTAAATATCGTTTTAGCTTGGACGTATTTCAGGTCGGCGAGCTAGGCATTAAGATTGGTCGCGAATATACGGAAGAGGAAATTTCGAAGCTAGAAGACGATAGCCAGTTTGGCAAGTTGTATGCTAGGTCTATAGAATACTGCTTAATGCGTCCGCGAGCCATCAAAGAAGTGCGCGATTACCTGCGTCGGAAAACGCTAGCCACTCGTCGACGTTCAGTGAAAACTGGAAAAATTATTGAGCGTCCTGGAATAAAGCTGGAGATTACCGAGCGCGTCTTGGACCGTCTTATTGAGAAAAAATATTTGGACGATGAAAAATTTGCTCGATTTTGGTTTGAGCAGCGATTTATAAAAAAAGGCGCCAGTATTCGTCGTTTGAAATTGGAACTGGCGCAAAAGGGAATTGATAATACGACAATTGAGTCGTTAGTTAAAGAGAATATTCGCTCTGATGATGAGGAATTGCAGAAGATTATTGCTAAAAAACGTTATCGATATAGCGACCAGCAGAAGTTAATGCAATATTTGGCTAGACAGGGTTTTTCTTACGACGACATTAAGAAGGCTCTTGAAAACCCAAAAGATTAA